In Salarias fasciatus chromosome 2, fSalaFa1.1, whole genome shotgun sequence, one genomic interval encodes:
- the LOC115407244 gene encoding uncharacterized protein LOC115407244: MPAKKTQRRKPEADWPGTADESVDIPENPDTPPGEDKAASQRKKRVRVSKREIPDYRWTEEAELKLAEMVKENPLLYDRKEKDWQNVAAKSSRWDRVGEQLEPPATGPQCKKHYDNMRTRVGKILKKSRAGRPQRSLRDHQIMETWSFLQQHIVRGETVHSEQFPVSEDDEVRSTGSHSPTSTATGKGKRKRSRTSTTAEVPLSDLSDALRMILARADSLGASHSCTAPTPLLHQKIVHDFSCLLEGHMQDIPEESWHEFQIDCLNLVHRYKQQRQLFQQPQRRARSMRGRPGPRCPQAQQLLGTSRGAVGASRQVEQRLHQR; the protein is encoded by the exons ATGCCAGCAAAGAAGACACAGCGGAGAAAGCCAGAAGCCGACTGGCCGGGCACCGCTGATGAGAGTGTCGATATTCCGGAGAATCCGGACACACCGCCGGGTGAGGACAAGGCCGCCAGTCAGCGGAAAAAGAGGGTCCGGGTGTCGAAAAGAGAAATCCCGGACTACCGCTGGACTGAAGAGGCCGAGCTGAAGTTGGCCGAGATGGTGAAGGAGAACCCGCTGCTGTACGACAGGAAGGAGAAGGACTGGCAAAACGTGGCGGCCAAGAGCAGCCGGTGGGACCGAGtgggagagcagctggagcctCCGGCCACCGGCCCCCAGTGCAAGAAGCATTACGACAACATGAGGACCAGGGTGGGGAAGATTCTGAAGAAGAGTAGGGCTGGCCGGCCACAGAGGAGCCTCCGTGACCACCAGATCATGGAGACCTGGagcttcctccagcagcacatCGTGCGGGGAGAAACGGTCCACAGTGAGCAGTTTCCTGTCTCGGAGGATGATGAAGTGAGGTCCACAGGTTCCCACAGCCCGACATCTACAGCCACAGGAAAGGGCAAGAGGAAGCGCTCCAGGACATCAACAACTGCCGAGGTGCCCCTGAGCGACCTGAGTGATGCACTGAGGATG ATCCTCGCCAGAGCAGACTCCTTGGGGGCCAGCCACTCCTGCACCGCTCCTACACCGCTCCTGCATCAGAAGATAGTGCACGATTTTTCATGCCTGCTGGAAGGACACATGCAGGACATCCCGGAGGAGTCCTGGCATGAATTCCAAATAGACTGCCTGAACCTCGTCCACCGCTACAAGCAGCAGCGTCAGCTCTTCCAGCAGCCACAGCGACGCGCACGATCCATGCGGGGCAGGCCCGGGCCCAGGTGTCCTCAGgcccagcagctcctcggcACGAGCCGTGGTGCAGTCGGAGCGTCACGGCAGGTTGAACAGAGACTCCACCAGCGTTGA
- the fgf1a gene encoding putative fibroblast growth factor 1, giving the protein MADGEQEAAGDQTLACGPPPDYRRLTRLYCMNGGFHLQILPDGTVRGQREDGDAHTVLKLKAVARGVVVIQGAEAQRYLAMSDEGRLYSSPQVTDECYFLEKLEENHYNTYQSHKYQDHSWYVALKKNGRPKLGPRTHIGQKAIFFLPRQLDDSRG; this is encoded by the exons ATGGCGGACGGGGAGCAGGAAGCGGCGGGGGACCAAACGCTGGCGTGCGGCCCGCCGCCGGACTACCGGCGGCTGACTCGGCTGTACTGCATGAACGGCGGATTCCACCTGCAGATCCTCCCCGACGGGACGGTGCGCGGCCAGAGGGAGGACGGGGACGCGCACA CTGTTTTAAAGCTGAAAGCCGTGGCCCGGGGCGTCGTGGTCATCCAGGGAGCAGAAGCCCAGCGATATCTGGCCATGAGCGACGAAGGACGCCTGTACAGCTCG ccGCAGGTCACTGACGAATGCTACTtcctggagaagctggaggagaaccACTACAACACCTACCAGTCCCACAAGTACCAGGACCACAGCTGGTACGTGGCTCTGAAGAAGAACGGGAGACCCAAGCTGGGCCCGAGGACCCACATCGGACAGAAGGCCATCTTCTTCCTGCCGAGACAGCTGGACGACTCCCGGGGCTGA
- the ndfip1 gene encoding NEDD4 family-interacting protein 1, which yields MAEPNSGVRYQELVNEEEPAPPSQEGPTQDAPPPYSSVAAANAAFFEYKEDGGRFPNPPSYSVATTLPSYDEAERSKVEAAVPLVTGRVTEEDFVARDDFEDADQLRIGNDGIFMLTFFMAFLFNWIGFFLSFCLTTSAAGRYGAISGFGLSLIKWVLIVRFSTYFPGYFDGQYWLWWVFLALGFMLFVRGFVNYSRVRKLADPTYATLPRTRVLFIY from the exons ATGGCGGAACCGAACAGCGGCGTGAGGTACCAGGAG CTGGTGAATGAGGAGGAGCCGGCTCCGCCGTCCCAGGAGGGTCCCACCCAGGATGCACCACCACCCTACAGCAGCGTCGCCGCAGCAAATGCAG CTTTCTTTGAATACAAGGAAGACGGCGGCAGATTCCCAAACCCCCCCTCCTACAGCGTGGCCACCACCTTGCCCTCCTATGatgaggctgagaggagcaAAGTGGAGGCCGCCGTCCCCCTGGTCACCGGACGAGTCACG GAGGAGGACTTCGTGGCCAGAGATGACTTTGAAGACGCCGATCAGCTACGGATAGGAAACGACGGCATCTTCATGCTCACCTTCTTCA TGGCATTCCTCTTCAACTGGATCGGCTTCTTCTTGTCGTTCTGTTTGACCACGTCGGCTGCCGGGCGGTACGGGGCCATCTCAGGCTTCGGCCTGTCCCTCATCAAATGGGTTCTTATCGTCAGG TTCTCCACCTATTTCCCTGGTTACTTTGACGGACAGTACTGGTTGTGGTGGGTGTTCTTGGCCCTGG gctTCATGCTGTTCGTCAGAGGATTTGTTAACTACTCCAGAGTGCGTAAGTTGGCTGATCCCACTTACGCCACCCTTCCCCGAACAAGGGTGCTCTTCATCTATTAA
- the gnpda1 gene encoding glucosamine-6-phosphate isomerase 1: protein MKLIILNDYDQASEWAAKYIRNKILLFKPNPDKYFTLGLPTGSTPLGCYKKLIEYHKNGEISFQYVKTFNMDEYVGLPRDHPESYHSFMWNNFFKHIDIRAENTHILDGNAADLQVECAAFEEKISAAGGIELFVGGIGPDGHIAFNEPGSSLVSRTRVKTLAQDTIIANARFFDGDLSKVPTMALTVGVGTVMDAKEVMILITGAHKAFALYKAIEDGVNHMWTVSAFQQHPQTVFVCDEDATLELRVKTVKYFKGMMHVHNKLVETLPPEPKPN from the exons ATGAAGCTGATCATCCTGAACGACTACGACCAGGCGAGCGAGTGGGCTGCCAAGTACATCAGAAACAAGATTCTACTGTTCAAACCCAACCCCGACAAGTACTTCACTCTGGGGCTCCCAACAG gaaGCACGCCTTTAGGTTGTTACAAGAAACTGATTGAATACCACAAGAATGGAGAAATCTCCTTCCAGTATGTGAAGACTTTCAACATGGATGAATATGTAG GGCTCCCCAGAGATCACCCCGAGAGCTACCACTCCTTCATGTGGAATAACTTCTTCAAGCACATCGACATCAGAGCAGAGAACACCCACATCCTGGACGGCAACGCCGCCGACCTGCAGGTGGAGTGCGCAGCCTTCGAGGAGAAGATATCGGCTGCCGGCGGCATCGAGCTGTTTGTCGGAG GAATCGGACCCGACGGCCACATCGCCTTCAACGAGCCCGGTTCCAGTCTGGtttccaggaccagggtcaagACCCTGGCCCAGGACACCATCATCGCCAACGCCCGCTTCTTCGATGGAGATCTCTCAAAGGTCCCCACCATGGCCCTGACTGTGGGAGTGGGCACTGTCATGGACGCCAAAGAG GTCATGATTCTCATCACCGGGGCACACAAGGCCTTCGCCTTGTACAAGGCCATCGAGGACGGCGTGAACCACATGTGGACGGTGTCGGCCTTCCAGCAGCACCCGCAGACCGTGTTCGTCTGCGACGAAGACGCCACGCTGGAACTGCGGGTTAAAACTGTCAAGTACTTCAAAG GGATGATGCATGTCCACAACAAGCTGGTAGAAACACTTCCTCCTGAGCCGAAGCCCAACTGA
- the hspa4b gene encoding heat shock 70 kDa protein 4b, which translates to MSVVGFDVGFLNCYVAVARAGGIETVANEYSDRCTPACVSFGPRNRSIGAAAKSQVVTNCKNTVQGFKRFHGRAFSDPFVQRLKNSLVYDIAQMPTGTTGIKVMYMDEEKVFSIEQVTAMLLTKLKETAENALKKPVADCVVSVPCYYTDAERRSVVDAAQIAGLNCLRLMNETTAVALAYGIYKQDLPAPEEKARNVVFVDLGHSGYQTSVCAFNKGKLKVLATACDPELGGKDFDEFLVKHFCEEFGKRYKLDVKSKPRALVRLYQECEKLKKLMSANSSDLPLNIECFMNDIDVSAKLNRGQFEEMCADILARVEAPLQSLLELSKLKKEDIYSVEIVGGASRIPAVKERISKFFGKELSTTLNADEAVARGCALQCAILSPAFKVREFSITDVVSYPISLKWHSSVEDGVSDCEVFPKNHAAPFSKVLTFYRKEPFSLEAYYNCPSELPYPDPTIGQFMIQKVVPQASGESSKVKVKVRVNIHGIFSVSSASLVEVQKSDETEESMEIDQAAEKEGEAKMQTDQEEQQPQGEAQKEAEEKTPQETEEMETTPEENKGEKKSDQPPQAKKPKVKTKVLDLPIENSPQWQLADDMLNLFVENEGKMIMQDKLEKERNDAKNNVEEYVYDMRDKLHGMLKNFVSDSDRDALSLKLEDTENWLYEEGEDEPKHKYIDKLAELKKLGQPIQERYTEAEERPKAFEDLGKQIQQYMKFVEAYKMKEEQYDHLDEADVTKVDKLTNEAMIWMNSAMNQQSKQSPTVDPSIKVKDIQAKTRELFAVCNPIVTKPKPKVELPKEDTPAEQNGPVNGQEKPQEESAGKGTSESTGNPASETTESKPDMDLD; encoded by the exons ATGTCCGTGGTCGGTTTTGACGTCGGCTTTCTGAACTGCTATGTAGCGGTAGCCAGAGCCGGAGGGATTGAGACTGTCGCCAATGAATACAGCGACCGATGTACACC AGCATGTGTTTCTTTCGGACCCCGGAATCGATCAATCGGTGCAGCGGCCAAAAGCCAG GTCGTCACAAACTGCAAGAACACAGTCCAGGGATTCAAGAGGTTTCATGGCAGGGCTTTTTCAGATCCGTTTGTGCAGCGCCTCAAAAACAGCCTGGTCTATGATATCGCACAGATGCCGACGGGAACAACAGGAATCAAG GTGATGTACATGGACGAGGAGAAGGTGTTCAGCATCGAGCAGGTCACCGCCATGCTGCTGACCAAGCTGAAGGAGACGGCGGAGAATGCACTGAAGAAGCCCGTGGCGGACTGTGTTGTGTCT GTTCCTTGCTACTACACCGATGCTGAGAGGAGATCGGTGGTAGACGCTGCTCAGATTGCTGGACTGAACTGCCTGAGGCTCATGAACGAGACGACTGCAG ttGCATTGGCTTATGGGATTTATAAACAGGATCTCCCTGCTCCCGAGGAGAAGGCCAGGAATGTGGTGTTTGTGGATCTGGGTCACTCTGGGTACCAGACATCAGTGTGTGCCTTTAATAAGGGCAAACTGAAG GTCCTCGCCACTGCCTGCGACCCAGAGCTGGGAGGAAAGGATTTCGACGAGTTCCTGGTGAagcatttctgtgaggaatTTGGCAAGAGGTACAAGCTGGATGTGAAGTCGAAGCCCAGGGCTCTGGTCAGACTCTACCAGGAGTGCGAGAAGCTCAAGAAGCTGATGAGCGCCAACTCCTCCGACCTGCCGCTCAACATCGAGTGCTTCATGAACGACATCGATGTCTCCGCAAAGCTGAACAG gGGGCAGTTTGAGGAGATGTGTGCAGATATTCTAGCCAGAGTAGAGGCCCCCCTGCAGAGTCTGTTGGAGCTTTCCA AGCTGAAAAAGGAAGACATCTATTCAGTCGAGATAGTCGGTGGAGCTTCCAGGATCCCGGCCGTCAAAGAGCGAATCAGCAAATTCTTCGGGAAGGAGTTGAGCACCACACTGAACGCTGACGAGGCAGTGGCAAGAGGATGTGCTCTGCAG TGTGCGATTCTGTCTCCAGCCTTCAAAGTCCGGGAATTTTCAATCACTGATGTTGTTTCGTATCCCATCTCTCTGAAGTGGCATTCATCTGTAGAGGATGGTGTGAG CGACTGCGAGGTGTTCCCTAAAAACCACGCCGCACCTTTCTCCAAAGTACTGACCTTCTACCGGAAGGAGCCGTTCTCTTTGGAGGCGTACTATAACTGCCCCAGTGAGCTGCCTTATCCTGATCCCACGATTG GTCAGTTTATGATCCAGAAGGTGGTCCCGCAGGCGTCGGGGGAGAGCTCAAAAGTGAAGGTGAAGGTCCGGGTAAACATCCACGGGATCTTCAGCGTGTCCAGCGCCTCCCTGGTTGAAGTACAGAAGTCTGACGAGACCGAGGAGTCCATGGAAATAGACCAGGCCGCCGAAAAAGAAGGAGAG GCTAAGAtgcagactgatcaggaggagcagcagcctcagggAGAAGCTCAGAAAGAGGCAGAAGAGAAGACGCCACAGGAGACCGAAGAGATGGAG ACCACTCCAGAGGAGAACAAAGGCGAGAAGAAGTCCGACCAGCCCCCGCAAGCCAAAAAGCccaaagtcaaaacaaaagtgcTGGACCTCCCGATCGAGAACAGCCCTCAGTGGCAGCTAGCAGACGACATGCTCAACCTGTTTGTAGAGAACGAG GGCAAGATGATCATGCAGGACAAactggagaaggagaggaacgACGCCAAGAACAACGTGGAGGAGTACGTCTACGACATGAGGGACAAGCTGCACGGCATGCTGAAGAACTTCGTCAGCGACTCT GACCGAGATGCTTTGAGTTTAAAGTTGGAGGATACTGAGAACTGGCTGTATGAAGAGGGAGAGGACGAACCCAAGCACAAGTACATCGACAAGCTGGCCGAGTTAAAG AAACTGGGCCAGCCCATCCAGGAGAGGTACACAGAGGCCGAGGAGAGACCCAAAGCCTTCGAGGACCTGGGGAAACAAATCCAGCAGTACATGAAATTTGTAGAAGCCTACAAAATGAAG GAGGAGCAGTACGACCATTTAGACGAGGCAGACGTCACCAAAGTGGACAAACTGACCAACGAAGCCATGATCTGGATGAACAGCGCCATGAACCAGCAGAGCAAGCAGAGCCCCACAGTGGACCCCTCCATCAAAGTCAAAGACATACAAGCAAAAACaagg GAGCTGTTCGCCGTTTGCAACCCCATCGTGACCAAGCCCAAGCCCAAGGTGGAGCTTCCCAAAGAAGACACGCCTGCAGAGCAGAACGGGCCCGTCAACGGACAGGAGAAGCCCCAGGAGGAGAGCGCCGGCAAGGGAACAAGCGAGAGCACGGGCAACCCCGCCTCAGAGACCACGGAAAGCAAGCCCGACATGGACCTTGATTAA
- the uqcrq gene encoding cytochrome b-c1 complex subunit 8, whose protein sequence is MGRHFGNLAKVRHIITYSLSPFEQRAFPNYFSKGIPNVWRRFTASFFKVAPPMTLMYVTYTWGNSVHQQSKRKNPADFENEE, encoded by the exons ATGGGTCGCCACTTTGGAAACTTGGCCAAGGTCAGGCACATAATCACATACAGCCTGTCCCCCTTtgagcagagggcttttccaaACTACTTCTCCAAGGGAATCCCCAACGTTTGGAGAAGGTTCACGGCATCTTTCTTCAAAGTTGCCCCTC CAATGACCCTGATGTATGTGACCTACACCTGGGGAAACAGTGTCCACCAGCAGAGCAagaggaagaaccctgcagactTCGAGAATGAGGAATAA